One window of the Thermoanaerobaculia bacterium genome contains the following:
- a CDS encoding type II/IV secretion system protein, with the protein MALAPHFVADVLQRQGLISAAQAEEIKKEARQLPSRAKAPSTYEQKAVAYDLIGSLRFPSLRDPRVTIGEQEIAQAIAADSNLESVQIDTLSLDADLIESKISRPFAKRHRMIPLSMTNGRLKVACANPFDIEGIDAFRRIAGRDLQLVVASEPDILRAITEFYGLRHSVKRAERDLSAGIDLGNLEQLVRMKNESEIESSDQHIVNAVEFMLQHAFDTRASDIHVEPKREFSLIRFRIDGVLHDIQSIPKIVHAAILSRLKTLSRLDIAEKRRPQDGRIKTTRAGKEIELRVSTLPVAFGEKIVMRIFDPDVLMQDLSGLGFYPEETVVFNEFITRPHGIILVTGPTGSGKTTTLYSALKSIATRELNITTIEDPIEMVLEEFNQTAVQAKVGIDFAGALRHILRQDPDVIMVGEIRDGETAQYAIQAALTGHLVFSTLHTNDASTSISRLIDLGVERFLISSTLIGAMAQRLVRKICTKCITERMLSTEEAFSLRLTVPAGKKIKVKEGQGCHDCRGTGYLGRCGIFEILPIDESIKHLIVEGKDAPEIKREAVKNGMRTLRQSALRKLAEGVTTFEEVVRVTGL; encoded by the coding sequence ATGGCGCTCGCACCCCACTTCGTCGCCGACGTGCTGCAGCGACAGGGCCTCATCTCCGCCGCTCAGGCCGAGGAGATCAAGAAGGAGGCGCGCCAGCTGCCGTCGCGCGCCAAAGCCCCGTCGACCTACGAACAGAAGGCGGTCGCCTACGATCTCATCGGCTCGTTGCGATTCCCGAGTCTTCGCGACCCCAGGGTCACGATCGGAGAACAGGAGATCGCCCAGGCCATCGCCGCCGATTCCAATCTGGAGTCGGTGCAGATCGACACGCTCTCCCTCGACGCCGACCTCATCGAATCCAAGATCTCGCGGCCGTTCGCCAAGCGCCATCGCATGATCCCGCTGTCGATGACCAACGGCCGCCTCAAGGTCGCCTGCGCCAATCCGTTCGACATCGAGGGCATCGACGCCTTCCGCCGCATCGCCGGCCGGGACCTCCAGCTCGTCGTCGCCTCCGAGCCCGACATCCTGCGCGCGATCACCGAGTTCTACGGCCTGCGCCACTCCGTGAAACGTGCCGAGCGCGACCTCTCGGCAGGCATCGATCTGGGCAACCTCGAACAGCTCGTCCGGATGAAGAACGAGTCCGAGATCGAGTCGAGCGACCAGCACATCGTCAACGCCGTCGAGTTCATGCTGCAGCACGCCTTCGACACGCGGGCTTCCGACATTCACGTCGAGCCCAAGCGCGAGTTCTCATTGATCCGCTTTCGCATCGACGGCGTCCTGCACGACATCCAGTCGATCCCGAAGATCGTGCACGCCGCGATCCTCTCGCGGCTGAAGACCCTCTCCCGCCTCGACATCGCGGAGAAACGCCGACCGCAGGACGGCCGCATCAAGACGACACGTGCCGGCAAGGAGATCGAGCTCCGAGTTTCGACGCTGCCGGTCGCCTTCGGCGAGAAAATCGTCATGCGCATCTTCGATCCGGACGTCCTGATGCAGGACCTCTCCGGGCTCGGCTTCTACCCGGAAGAGACGGTCGTCTTCAACGAGTTCATCACCCGCCCCCACGGCATCATCCTGGTCACCGGCCCCACCGGCAGCGGCAAAACGACCACGCTCTACTCGGCCCTGAAATCGATCGCCACGCGCGAGCTCAACATCACCACCATCGAGGACCCGATCGAGATGGTGCTCGAGGAGTTCAACCAGACCGCCGTGCAGGCCAAGGTCGGGATCGACTTCGCCGGCGCGCTGCGCCACATCCTGCGCCAGGATCCGGACGTCATCATGGTCGGCGAGATCCGCGACGGCGAGACCGCGCAGTACGCGATCCAGGCGGCGCTGACCGGCCACCTGGTCTTCTCCACCCTGCACACGAACGACGCCTCGACCTCGATCTCGCGGCTGATCGATCTCGGCGTCGAGCGCTTCCTCATCAGCTCGACCTTGATCGGAGCGATGGCGCAGCGTCTGGTGCGGAAGATCTGCACCAAGTGCATCACCGAACGGATGCTCTCGACCGAGGAGGCGTTCTCGCTGCGGCTCACCGTGCCGGCCGGCAAGAAGATCAAGGTCAAGGAGGGCCAGGGCTGCCACGACTGCCGCGGCACCGGATACCTGGGCCGCTGCGGCATCTTCGAGATCCTGCCGATCGACGAGTCGATCAAACATCTGATCGTCGAAGGCAAGGACGCCCCGGAGATCAAGCGCGAGGCGGTCAAGAACGGCATGCGGACGCTTCGCCAGTCCGCCCTGCGCAAGCTCGCCGAAGGGGTCACGACCTTCGAAGAGGTCGTCCGCGTCACCGGTCTGTAG
- a CDS encoding MBOAT family protein yields MVFSSQLFLFWFLPAALAFYYLAPRRLKHLTLTLFSYVFYGWANPSFSVLLLISTLIDWIAGLVMAGTTPWSRAPLEALPKGVRRNRRERFALLLSVSSNLSLLGFFKYFNFAVDSWNGIATAIGVDVASLDIALRVTLPLGISFYTFQSMSYAIDVYRGDAKPLRNFVDFACFVSMFPQLVAGPIIRFSEVADQLANRTHTLAKFARGVAFFSVGMAKKVLLANPCGQIADTVFDAGAPTVLQAWHGVVGYAFQIYFDFSGYSDMAIGLGLMFGFVYAKNFDSPYQSQSITEFWRRWHISLSSWLRDYLYVPLGGNRKGVRRTYIHLGLTMLLGGLWHGASWNFVLWGAFHGVLLAAERAVGVERLYGWMPRAARVATTFSLVLVSWVFFRAADLPAALAYLGRMFGLGAAGEGAPLLSGLLASPYLALSFVIAAAVVWGAEQSWTWTRELTPLKIALALALLVTAIAALSTQDYNPFIYYIF; encoded by the coding sequence ATGGTCTTCAGCTCGCAGCTCTTCCTCTTCTGGTTCCTGCCGGCGGCGCTGGCCTTCTACTACCTCGCGCCGCGGCGGCTGAAGCATCTCACCCTCACGCTCTTCTCCTACGTCTTCTACGGCTGGGCGAATCCATCCTTCTCGGTCCTGCTCCTGATCTCGACCCTGATCGACTGGATCGCCGGGCTCGTGATGGCCGGGACCACGCCCTGGAGCCGCGCACCGCTCGAGGCTCTGCCGAAAGGGGTGCGTCGCAACCGGCGCGAGCGCTTCGCCCTCCTGCTCTCCGTGTCCTCCAACCTCTCCCTCCTCGGCTTCTTCAAGTATTTCAACTTCGCCGTCGACAGCTGGAACGGCATCGCCACGGCGATCGGAGTGGACGTCGCGAGCCTCGACATCGCCCTGCGCGTGACGCTGCCGCTGGGCATCAGCTTCTACACCTTCCAGTCGATGAGCTACGCCATCGACGTCTATCGCGGCGACGCCAAACCGCTGCGCAATTTCGTCGACTTCGCCTGCTTCGTCTCGATGTTCCCGCAGCTCGTCGCCGGTCCGATCATCCGCTTCTCGGAGGTCGCCGACCAGCTCGCGAACCGCACGCACACGCTGGCCAAGTTCGCGCGCGGCGTCGCCTTCTTCTCGGTCGGCATGGCGAAGAAGGTGCTCCTCGCCAACCCGTGCGGGCAGATCGCCGACACCGTCTTCGACGCCGGAGCTCCGACGGTGCTCCAGGCCTGGCACGGCGTCGTGGGCTACGCCTTCCAGATCTACTTCGACTTCTCGGGCTACTCCGACATGGCGATCGGCCTCGGCCTCATGTTCGGCTTCGTCTACGCCAAGAACTTCGACTCGCCCTACCAGTCGCAGTCGATCACTGAGTTCTGGCGCCGCTGGCACATCTCGCTCTCCTCCTGGCTGCGCGACTACCTCTACGTGCCGCTGGGCGGAAACCGCAAAGGGGTGCGCCGCACCTACATCCACCTCGGTCTCACCATGCTGCTGGGCGGCCTCTGGCACGGTGCCTCGTGGAACTTCGTTCTCTGGGGTGCCTTTCACGGTGTGCTGCTCGCGGCCGAGCGCGCCGTCGGCGTCGAACGGCTCTATGGCTGGATGCCACGTGCCGCGCGCGTCGCCACGACCTTCTCGCTCGTTCTGGTGAGCTGGGTCTTCTTCCGCGCCGCCGACCTCCCGGCCGCGCTCGCCTATCTCGGGAGGATGTTCGGCCTCGGCGCGGCAGGCGAAGGGGCGCCGCTCCTCTCCGGCCTGCTGGCGAGTCCCTATCTGGCGCTCTCCTTCGTCATCGCCGCGGCCGTGGTCTGGGGCGCCGAGCAGAGCTGGACCTGGACGCGGGAGCTCACGCCGCTGAAGATCGCGCTCGCCCTCGCCCTCCTCGTGACGGCGATCGCCGCGCTCTCGACGCAGGATTACAACCCCTTCATCTACTACATCTTCTGA
- a CDS encoding putative metal-dependent hydrolase — translation MIDPNDLRYPIGKFAYAAAYTPELRDLHLDQIAACPAELRRAIDGLSPGQLDTPYRDGGWTVRQVVHHLPDSHVNAYVRHKLAATEDQPTIRPYKEALWAELPDARSADPTLSLALLDALHARWTHFLRALPPEMFERTFLHPDLPGPVPLAKNIGMYAWHGRHHVAQIDALRQRNGW, via the coding sequence ATGATCGACCCGAACGACCTCAGATACCCCATTGGCAAGTTCGCCTACGCAGCGGCCTATACCCCGGAGCTCCGCGATCTCCACCTCGATCAGATCGCCGCCTGTCCGGCAGAGCTCCGGCGCGCAATCGACGGACTCTCTCCCGGCCAGCTCGACACGCCCTATCGGGACGGCGGCTGGACGGTGCGGCAGGTGGTGCATCACCTGCCCGACAGCCACGTGAACGCCTACGTGCGGCACAAGCTCGCAGCGACCGAGGATCAGCCGACCATCCGCCCCTACAAAGAGGCGCTCTGGGCCGAGCTCCCCGACGCCAGGAGCGCCGACCCGACGCTTTCGCTCGCGCTCCTCGACGCCCTCCACGCGCGCTGGACACACTTCCTGCGCGCACTCCCGCCGGAGATGTTCGAGCGCACCTTCCTCCATCCGGACCTGCCGGGCCCGGTCCCGCTGGCGAAGAACATCGGCATGTACGCCTGGCACGGCCGCCACCACGTCGCCCAGATCGACGCCCTGCGCCAGCGCAACGGCTGGTAG
- a CDS encoding cbb3-type cytochrome c oxidase subunit I, whose protein sequence is MATTPAAAGSSNPDSALWRLASRLCPVTGLRVNRDSELLVRWNAVVGIVFLLVGVVAALLLALTRWQAVQLLAPTWFYRILTLHGLNMLIFFIIFFEMAILYFAGPIVLGCRQPAPKLAWAGFSLMLIGALLVDVVVLMGRADVLFTSYVPLKAHPLYYLGIILFAVGALIATLLFFAALVVAKREKSYTGSMPLVSFGALTAAIIAVITLLHGAAIYIPTFLWSMGYMNVDPEVYRLMFWALGHASQQINVAAMVSVWYLMGGLTIGAVVLNEKVSRWAFVLYVLFISMASAHHLLVDPGFGPAWKVWNTSYAMYLAVLASMIHGFTVPAGMETGMRLRGFVKGRFEWLKKAPWSDPGFSGTFLSLVIFGFMGGITGVTQGTEQINILAHNTLRIPGHFHVTVVGGTALSFMALTYYVIPLIFRRKVAFWGAAKWQPYLFAIGIVILSMSMTFAGSFGVPRRSADISFAKAPFTLEFPPIVDLLLAGIGIGGTITSIAVLLFIAIAVKSVFFGEKLDFAAMQPGMPGVPQGVVKLPAQTHSGENAEAVHKSGAPGTIVLVFVFLAVFILYYFANWKVLSMIWKIG, encoded by the coding sequence ATGGCCACCACTCCCGCCGCTGCCGGTTCCTCGAATCCCGACTCGGCGCTCTGGCGCCTTGCATCGCGTCTGTGCCCGGTGACCGGCCTCCGGGTCAACCGCGACTCGGAGCTCCTGGTGCGCTGGAACGCGGTCGTCGGGATCGTCTTCCTGCTGGTCGGCGTGGTCGCGGCGCTGCTCCTGGCGCTCACCCGCTGGCAAGCGGTGCAGCTCCTGGCGCCGACCTGGTTCTACCGCATCCTCACCCTGCACGGCCTCAACATGCTGATCTTCTTCATCATCTTCTTCGAGATGGCGATCCTCTACTTCGCCGGACCGATCGTCCTCGGATGCCGGCAACCGGCGCCCAAGCTCGCCTGGGCCGGGTTCAGTCTCATGCTCATCGGCGCTCTGCTGGTCGACGTCGTCGTGCTCATGGGCCGGGCGGACGTACTCTTCACCTCCTACGTGCCGCTCAAGGCGCATCCGCTCTACTACCTGGGCATCATCCTCTTCGCGGTCGGAGCGCTCATCGCCACCCTCCTCTTCTTCGCCGCGCTGGTCGTGGCGAAACGCGAGAAGAGCTACACCGGATCGATGCCGCTGGTCTCCTTCGGCGCGCTCACCGCGGCGATCATCGCGGTGATCACGCTGCTCCACGGCGCGGCGATCTACATCCCGACCTTCCTCTGGTCGATGGGGTACATGAACGTCGACCCGGAGGTCTACCGCCTGATGTTCTGGGCCCTGGGACACGCCTCGCAGCAGATCAACGTCGCCGCGATGGTCTCGGTCTGGTACCTCATGGGCGGCCTGACGATCGGCGCCGTGGTGCTCAACGAGAAGGTGAGCCGCTGGGCGTTCGTCCTCTACGTGCTCTTCATCTCGATGGCCTCCGCCCACCACCTGCTGGTCGATCCCGGCTTCGGACCGGCGTGGAAGGTCTGGAACACCAGCTACGCCATGTACCTCGCGGTGCTTGCCTCGATGATCCACGGCTTCACGGTGCCGGCCGGCATGGAGACCGGCATGCGCTTGCGCGGCTTCGTCAAGGGCCGCTTCGAATGGCTGAAGAAGGCCCCCTGGTCGGACCCGGGATTCTCCGGGACCTTCCTCTCGCTGGTGATCTTCGGCTTCATGGGCGGCATCACTGGCGTCACCCAGGGGACCGAGCAGATCAACATCCTCGCGCACAACACGCTGCGTATCCCCGGCCACTTCCATGTCACCGTGGTCGGCGGCACGGCGCTCTCGTTCATGGCGCTCACCTACTACGTCATTCCCCTGATCTTCCGCCGCAAGGTGGCGTTCTGGGGCGCCGCCAAGTGGCAGCCGTACCTGTTCGCGATCGGCATCGTGATCCTCTCGATGTCGATGACCTTCGCCGGCAGCTTCGGCGTACCGCGCAGGAGCGCCGACATCTCGTTCGCCAAGGCGCCGTTCACGCTCGAGTTCCCGCCGATCGTCGACCTGCTGCTCGCCGGAATCGGCATCGGCGGCACGATCACCTCGATCGCTGTGCTGCTGTTCATCGCGATCGCCGTGAAATCGGTCTTCTTCGGCGAGAAGCTCGACTTCGCGGCGATGCAGCCGGGGATGCCGGGCGTGCCGCAGGGCGTGGTGAAGCTGCCTGCCCAGACCCATTCCGGCGAGAACGCCGAAGCGGTCCACAAGAGCGGCGCTCCGGGCACGATCGTTCTGGTTTTCGTCTTCCTGGCGGTCTTCATCCTCTACTACTTCGCCAACTGGAAGGTCCTGTCGATGATCTGGAAGATCGGCTGA
- a CDS encoding SCO family protein yields the protein MSTLPDPALPPHRFAVGALFLWLVVTVGWWVLAFAPLPVPAEWLDQARAVCFGSSPSGLPDNYGWVLLVLGPLSMLGFLVAVWGSELRSALQRAARRSWGVALIVWIAAGLVGGSLWVARRVDGARRAAAAYAPLAEEERLPDAYPRTFDPAPALGLVDQNGATLGLPELAGKTVLVSFAFAHCVTVCPVLIGTLHAAIEGLPPSETAVVVITLDPWRDTPANLPAIAKAWRLERIADARVLSGEVEQVNAVLAEWGAGGNRDEATGEISHPGLIFVVDAQSRIAFRFLNPPRGWLIDAVARLHREGR from the coding sequence ATGAGCACCCTGCCCGATCCAGCGCTTCCCCCGCATCGCTTCGCCGTCGGAGCCCTCTTCCTCTGGCTCGTGGTCACGGTCGGCTGGTGGGTCCTCGCGTTTGCGCCCCTGCCGGTACCGGCGGAGTGGCTGGATCAGGCAAGGGCGGTCTGTTTCGGCTCGTCGCCGTCCGGACTGCCGGACAATTACGGCTGGGTGCTCCTGGTTCTCGGACCGCTTTCGATGCTCGGTTTTCTGGTCGCCGTCTGGGGATCCGAGCTGCGCAGCGCTCTGCAGCGGGCGGCGCGCCGCTCGTGGGGCGTGGCGCTCATCGTCTGGATCGCGGCCGGCCTCGTGGGCGGCAGCCTCTGGGTCGCCCGGCGCGTCGACGGCGCACGCCGCGCCGCCGCGGCCTATGCTCCCCTCGCCGAAGAAGAACGCCTCCCCGACGCCTATCCGCGGACCTTCGATCCCGCGCCGGCCCTGGGTCTCGTGGACCAGAACGGCGCGACTCTCGGGCTCCCCGAGCTCGCCGGCAAGACCGTTCTCGTCTCTTTCGCTTTCGCGCACTGCGTCACGGTCTGCCCGGTGCTCATCGGTACTCTCCACGCTGCCATCGAGGGCCTGCCGCCGTCCGAGACCGCGGTCGTCGTCATCACCCTCGACCCCTGGCGCGACACGCCCGCCAATCTTCCCGCTATCGCCAAGGCCTGGCGGCTCGAGCGCATCGCCGACGCCCGGGTGCTCTCCGGCGAGGTCGAGCAGGTGAACGCCGTGCTTGCGGAGTGGGGCGCGGGTGGCAATCGCGACGAAGCCACCGGGGAGATCAGCCACCCCGGGCTGATCTTCGTTGTCGACGCGCAGTCCCGCATCGCCTTCCGCTTCCTCAATCCACCGCGCGGCTGGCTGATCGATGCCGTCGCCCGCCTGCACCGCGAGGGCCGATGA
- a CDS encoding cytochrome b N-terminal domain-containing protein, producing MSSTSPVSRQDPQLDVGSAGPPAAVRFLRFWTDPVERLLDRIYGSKWNPFYQSGNLAVLFFLVSLASGLVLFLWYHIADPYGSVREIHQGLPGGAWLRSLHRYSADLAVVAIVAHLVRKLLQGHTWGPRALAWISGVVLLLVTLFCGWTGLVMVWDVQGQGIAITGARLLDLLPIFSEPISRAFSGDVPPASSFFFMTLFLHVALPLGLGALLWLHVSRVSRPALLPPRPMIRFLLVVIALAALLAPLELPPAADLLALPGVVPTDLLYAFWLPLAQRLPAGAQAALWGGLLVLLCAAPWWWRPRRAISVSSVDESHCTGCTHCYQDCPYEAIAMVPRTVLSQTSLLVARVDPDRCVGCGICAASCPPMGVGPQNRDGRDQLAAARAYLDLRQPYGPTGREVVLIACRNGAAAHPETLALPGVELYPTGCSGSVHTSVLELLIRRGVGGVFILSCPPRNCYFREGPKWLEARLENGRDAALHPRVDRRRVAFASFSATESAAICAALVAFQGTISALATTAEAEPDLEVVCLPPLDPNAPPTPAPPGNSKRSALVEVTDV from the coding sequence ATGAGCTCGACTTCCCCTGTTTCCCGGCAGGACCCGCAGCTCGACGTCGGCTCGGCCGGTCCGCCGGCGGCGGTCCGCTTCCTGCGCTTCTGGACCGATCCGGTCGAGCGCCTCCTCGACCGGATCTACGGTTCGAAGTGGAACCCGTTCTACCAGAGCGGCAACCTGGCCGTCCTCTTCTTCCTGGTCTCGCTCGCCTCCGGCCTGGTGCTCTTCCTCTGGTACCACATTGCCGATCCGTACGGCTCGGTGCGGGAGATTCACCAGGGCCTCCCGGGAGGGGCCTGGCTGCGCTCCCTCCACCGCTACAGCGCCGATCTCGCGGTGGTGGCGATCGTCGCGCACCTGGTACGCAAACTCCTCCAGGGGCACACCTGGGGACCACGGGCGCTCGCGTGGATCTCGGGCGTCGTCCTGCTTCTCGTCACCCTGTTCTGCGGCTGGACCGGCCTGGTCATGGTCTGGGACGTCCAGGGTCAGGGGATCGCCATCACCGGCGCCCGCCTGCTCGATCTCCTGCCGATCTTCTCGGAGCCGATCAGCCGCGCGTTCAGCGGCGACGTGCCGCCGGCCTCCTCGTTCTTCTTCATGACGCTCTTCCTGCACGTCGCCCTGCCGCTCGGGCTCGGCGCCCTGCTCTGGCTGCACGTCTCGCGGGTGTCGCGGCCGGCGCTCCTGCCGCCGCGCCCGATGATCCGCTTCCTGCTCGTCGTGATCGCCCTCGCGGCGCTCCTTGCGCCCCTGGAGCTCCCGCCGGCAGCCGACCTGCTGGCGCTGCCGGGGGTCGTTCCCACCGATCTCCTCTACGCCTTCTGGCTGCCGCTCGCGCAGCGGCTCCCGGCCGGCGCCCAGGCGGCGCTCTGGGGCGGACTTCTTGTCCTGCTCTGCGCCGCACCCTGGTGGTGGCGGCCACGGCGCGCGATCTCGGTCTCGTCGGTCGACGAAAGCCACTGCACCGGCTGCACGCACTGCTACCAGGACTGCCCTTACGAGGCGATCGCCATGGTGCCGCGGACGGTCCTCTCCCAGACCTCGCTGCTGGTCGCCCGGGTGGATCCCGACCGCTGCGTCGGGTGCGGGATCTGCGCCGCTTCCTGTCCGCCGATGGGTGTCGGACCCCAGAATCGCGACGGCCGCGACCAGCTCGCCGCCGCCCGTGCCTACCTCGACCTACGCCAACCGTACGGCCCGACCGGGCGCGAAGTGGTCCTCATCGCCTGCCGGAACGGCGCGGCCGCGCACCCGGAGACGCTGGCCCTTCCGGGCGTCGAGCTCTACCCGACCGGCTGCTCGGGCTCGGTCCACACGTCGGTCCTCGAACTGCTGATCCGCCGCGGCGTGGGAGGCGTTTTCATACTCTCCTGCCCGCCGCGCAACTGCTATTTCCGCGAGGGTCCGAAGTGGCTCGAAGCGCGCCTGGAGAACGGCCGCGACGCCGCCCTGCACCCCCGCGTCGACCGCCGGCGGGTGGCGTTCGCCAGCTTCTCGGCAACCGAGAGCGCCGCGATCTGCGCCGCGCTCGTCGCTTTTCAGGGCACGATCTCCGCGCTCGCGACGACCGCGGAAGCGGAGCCCGACCTCGAGGTCGTCTGCCTGCCACCTCTGGATCCGAACGCCCCCCCGACCCCGGCGCCCCCGGGCAACTCGAAGCGGTCAGCGCTGGTGGAGGTGACCGATGTCTGA